tataagattttattaattatacaaaataaaactcaCAGTGATGATATAATTTCTTACTTAAGCAAATCAATAACATCTTTATTAGTTATCACTAttacatgattttttaaatcaacagtCCTTAAAATATGCTGTTTGGACGGTCATCAATAACTAGATGTGTCTTGTGGGTAAAAGcttggtttatttcatttttttgcattgcTAAATTTAGTTGTtatgttcttattttcaataacatcaagagtaagattataagtatcacccatgaccgagagtgtaagataggcgcgagggtcgggatgaacctatcttacacgagcggctatggtagatgctttttctcccacctcagttaaacaaaattaagtaaaaatgtatttttttgctggaactcttttgtacttaatgaaaataattgcgtatggatatgcgatagcacgtggttgtcatggacatgcgcgcaatgatccagttaatgttaatagtcaaatcggtctaaatagttctaaggagaatgaagcattatttctttaatggtgcttgaaaactgttttatggtgacatttgaagagagaaataattaattagcgttctaaatattaccgtaagacaagatttccttgatgctacagacgacagtcttcaacaagggaggtaattacaatgttgtgaccattaaaaaaggagttccatacgggcattttatcttcgaccgtgggcaagataagaatatcaagcatggttaaattattggatctacttatctgaggtgggagaaaagaaatTGCAGAACTAGCCATGCTTTTCCACtcttaattaattgaaaaatccTGTTCGTTTCGGATCTGTATTTCAAATTTACGAGCTATGTGCTTTATGTTACGGAACATctatttgttaaatgttgctTAGTGACAAGGGGGTCACTCTATACTATAACAATACTTATATGTCCTGCGCCCGGTATATTGTGTAGTGTTTACCGCACGCtggtgttatttttatataaattgttgtaaaaatatcatttatatttcacagTGGTAATTGTCATATAATTAAACACTTATTGGAAGGTTTTTCGGTCAGTTGTCAGAACTATTTCCCGTTGGTCTTGGAAGCAGCAAGCATACTCGTGCCCTCGACCTGTCGTTAACGTAATAGCGAGCTGGTCCTTGCCCGACTTCGGGCAAATAATTTTGACTAATGACTGACAAGCGATTCAATAACTGTTCAttcttaaatacttaaaattaaCACCTTTTTAACAGTACTTTTTCTCCACGTGCCAACGTATGTACAGTAATGTATCATTGTAATGTTGATTCTACTCCGAATTACGTCCATTGGCGCCCAAAGCCCAGTTCTTTGTTTATTCATGCTCGCATACTCAACAGGATATCGGTctgaaaatacattgaaataatttaaagccATTAATATATTGCCGTGCTGTATCATTGGGTGGTATTACCTCAGACAGGCTGATGACGACCCGTGGATATGATCACTCAATGACACTGCGTGGCCATATTATAACCTCTTAAGTATTTTTCTACTGTTAAGATTACAAACATAggtaaaatttatatataataataatatatattatacaggTGCGTATCTACGCAAATACTTAGTTGCGTAATGAAATTATGACAGTTCGGAGATTTTGCCATACCAAAAATCTCGATTTCGGAATAAAAAACGAAGAAGGGTAGGGGTGTCTGTGAAAGGGTTTAACCTTCCCGCACCTACCCACAAGGCATCGATCTGCGATATCCCAAATaggccctagctacgcgcctgcaAAATAGCTTTCATTTTCACCTCATGACGCTAGTACTCGTAAGTCAATaattatactactactactactactactactactacgactacgactacgacttACACATACTAGTACATGCAATTAGTACGAAAAACAATCAACAACCCTCATTTTGCATCGCTCGTAATTTAGTGGTTGCCTTAAAAGTAATTATACCAGTATTACTAAACTGACGCGATGTGTATACATCTATTCTGATAAAGTTCTGGGATGGTATTCAATAATGATCATAAATGGATCTAAGAATGATGTAgctcaagtcaagtcaagtaatatttattttctgaagtCGGATTACATAACAAGTAACATAAGCTCTACTGAGATTTTTACACCGACTTACATACTATtacatgcataataaatatatatgttcaagttaAGAGCTAAGTTACTAAAATACATACGTGTTACAACATAGAAATAAGcctaagtatatatatatatatatatattgaaagcaAACGCACACATAAATCACAAGCGAATAACTTCAGTAGCATACAGTCAACTAAATAGCACATCAATAGGACATACATAGcacataaataacatataaatagcACATCAATAGCACATCAATAGGACATAAATAGCACATCAATAGAACATCAATAGCACATCAATAGGACATAAATAGCACATAAATAGCACATCAATAGGACATAAATAGCATATCAATAGAACATCAATAGGACATAAATAGCACACCAATAGATCATCAATAGCACAGCAATAGGACATAAATAGCACAGCAATAGGACATAAATAGCACAGCAATAGGACATAAATAGCAATACGAGCACAGCAAACATAGGCAACAGAAATAACAACAACTTGGGTAATGGGCAAGCACACAAAGATACATGCTGCTATGGGTACAGAAAACACAGAGGCTAGCAGGTTTAAATAACTAGGCTAAAAGATATCCAGTAGGTTGCCGCCAGTTGACTATGGAAAGCTGAATTCCTATATAACTCCACATGATGAGCAGAAATATTCATATCCTTGCCAAGTATTAATTAGGGCGCGAAATTGGTTAAAAGAAGAGGCATTTCGAAAGTCATCTGGAAGCTGATTCCATAGTTTGGCGACAGCATACCGAAAAGATTTCTTGCCATACCTTTTTGTTCTTGGTTGTGGAATATCAACAATGTTTGTGTGTCTAAAATGataattaacatgtttttagTTCACAAGATCATTTAAATATTCTGGAGAcatattgttcaaaattttatatgtttctaAGGCAATTGTTCTTAATCTCCTGACTTTCAAAGAAATAAGACCAGATGTTACAAGTAACTGTTCATAGCTGCTAGTATAGTCTTCATAAACAAATCTTAGTGCTCTTTCTTGAATTTTCTCTATTTTCCTGGTGTTCGATTCATTAGTAAAATGCCAACTTAAAGAGCAGTAGTTAAAATTAGACAttacaaaagaataaaaatatggTTAACACGTCTAAtctatttatatgtttacttattctttttaaaacattcagttGTCTGGAGGCTTTTCTACACGTACTAGCTACATgtgaattaaaatttaacaaaaagtcTAGATTTACACCAAGCAGCTTCACTTCGTCATCACATGATATTTCTATGTTATggaattgaattttttttgctGGGGTGTTTTCATGCTTAGAGCTATCGCTTGAAATTTCTCTGGGTTTGCCTTCATCTGATTTCCTGAGAACCAATCTATAAGGGTTAAGCTGTCATTTTCTATTGTACTTATTAAATCTGTCAAACAGTGACTTGAATAAGAAAGAGTATTGTCGTCTGTATAACTGACTCCTGTTAATGAAGTTAAATATAtcgttgattaaaatattaaaaagtatcggTCCGAGTATTGAGCCCTGTGGTACACCTTTTACAATGTTTTGATAATCACTAGATATCTTTCCGATTTTTACGCATTGCTTTCTGTTAGAAAGGTATCGTTCGATAAGTCTTAAAGACTGTTCAGAAAATTCAtagaatttcatttataataacaatagGTCATGGGGTAAACAGTCAAATGCCTTTGAGAGATCCATCAGAATTGCTGCCAAATACTAATTGTTGTCTAAGAAGTATTTTCAATCCTCAATAATTTTAGGAGAGCTGTATTACCGCCATAGCCTGGTCTAAATGCATTAAGGAAATGGTTAAATACTTTGTCAAAGAATTACATCAGTTTTTCATAGAGTGCTCTCTCAAACACCTTTGACACCACAGGTAAAAGGCTGACAGGTCTATAATTACTCTTATCTAAAATGCTAGTTTTCTTGTGTATTGGAACCACTTGTGCTTTTTCATATTATCTGGGAAAGTTGAATCCACTAGGCATCTATTTATCATCTCAGTTAGTGGTTGTGCAATAACAGGGGAAgcaatttttaacataaattttatcACACCCAGTTGCCTTTTTAATACCCATATTTCTGATTTGTTTGTTtccttaattatatttatactaACATGATTGTCATCGCAAGGGGTATTACTGTCACCTTTACTCTTAGCCacattgatataaaaatcataaaacgAATACTGATCTCCACTTGGTCAGAAATAAGTGAGtcattttcactaagcacaattCTCTTTTGAAAAGTAGTACCCTTATTAGTGAGGAAAGGTTTAATTGTTTTCGAAAAGTCAGCTTGCTTACAACCTCCAGAGCATCTGtcttattttttcttgattttttttcttgattttattaaCTTGGTTTCTCATTTGCCTGTAGTTTTCCCAATTGGTTGCATTGtaattccttaaatatttattaaataacatttccttcgtatacatgtttttaaggCAAAATTCATGAATGGGGCAGGCTGTATAGGTTTCCTTCGTTGCTTAATCGGAGCATGTTTGTCAAAGCATTCAATCACTACTGTTGAGGATTTGTCAGAAACCGAGTTTATGTCATCaccattattaataaaaaataaatctgagcatctaaaatcattaaaattctGTTTCgctaaaattttaaaaactcCTGTAGCTAATGaaccttgctttatattttggtaCTGTTAAATTCAGAGTAAGACCAATCATGTTGTGGCAGTCACTAATTCCGcagttaaaattaataacatcaGAACATTTTCTTGATACATTAGTAAGTCCAATAGACTAAGTGTCTACAGGATAACAAGGAGCTACTTTGACCATGTTTGTCAggagctaatcggattacttgttatgaATAACTGACCAaaagagtgaatgaagtcaatacTGCATTACGATAAGATTAACTgaagttgtatattgaataccaccttAGTTCAGCGCAACCAATACATACTCGAAGCAAATGAAAGCGTATCTAAGATATGAACGCTGAATAataattgtacatatatatatatatagcgtCTTTAACTGAAAACTTAGGGCCATCTTATCAACAAGCATACGATGAACCTTAGGATTCACgattttaaattgaataccaAACGAATGGctaatgtttgaaatattatttaacaagagctgtcgcattaagtgacgaatgcccccgaagtGCGATTCAGTGCAATAGATTATGCAATTACTAATATGCCTACTTGGCAGGAAGGgctataatacattttaagcaaatgtcGGCCCCCATGATGGTTGAAGTGTGGAGGAGTGATGTAGTAAGAGGTCTTCTGACAAGTCTGCTGTATGTAACCTAACACATATGcgtatcattttaaaatccctTCGTGAATGACAAAGTCATAGCCCGGACATGGACAGCTATACTCCTAATACTGTATATGCATATACAGTATTTCATAATGATTACACTttttagtgtgaccttgaactttaaGGTAATGTCGTGGATCTTGCAAGCGACACATCGCCTTTATGTACTGAACACGTGTCAATTTATTataacacccccccccccccccccccccccccctgtgcATGACAAAGATACAAACCGGACATAACCAACTATACTGAATATGCATATATGCAACATCCCATACTGTTAAACTTGTACGCGTGTCCATGACTTGAGGTATGGACGTGGGTCTTTATGTTCCTAACATATGTCAAAGTAGTTTTGAAACCCTCTTCACGACAAAGTACCGGCTACGACCAAATACTATGTATATGCACACACACATCAATCCATGAGAATAAAAATGTAAGATGGCCTTGACCTTCAAGGTAGGAACGTGGTTCATGCACGCGACACGCAGTCTTTATGTACTGAACCCATGTGCATGACTAAGTTATAGCCCGGAAACGACTTACTATactttatatgcatatatgcgACATCCTATAAAGATAAACCTCTAGGTCTGGCCATGACCCTTGAGGTATATATCGAACATTTGTCCAAGTAGTTTTGAAACCCTCTTttcatgacaaagttacagcccggacacgaccaaatattttgtttacgcACAAACACAACAAAGTTTGGCTTTGACCTTCAAGGTAGGGAcgtgggtcttgcacgcgacacgtaaTCTTTATATACTGGACACATATGCCaagtaattgatttaaaatcCCTCAATGCATGACAAAGTTCCAGCCCCGACTCGACCAGCTTTACTGTATATTTGCAgcattttgtaataatttaacTCTTTAGTGGAACCTTTCACTTTCAGGTAGGGTCATGGGTGTTGCATGAGACACATCGCCTTCATGTATTGAACACAtatgtcattttatttcaaaacctctcccgtgcatgacaaagttacagccttGACGCGACCAACTATactgtttatgcatttatgcaGCATAATAATATCCATAATAATTAACTTTAGTGTGGCATTGACCTTCGAGGTAGGGACGTTGATCCTGCACGCGAAACGGCGTCCTTATGAACGGAAAACATGTGTCAAACATGTGATAATTCTAAAATCCCTTTGTGCATGACACAATTACAGCAATTTATAGAGCAATATCTAAGGTGAAAACgttctttcaaaatatatcttattaaaccaaataaaatcGATCGTACAATTCGATCGTTGATAAGATTAAGTTGACAACATTTCTTGATAGATGTTATCTCCTGGGTATACGGCTGATCCGCTCCACCCTATGCAAATAAACTTATTCAATATCAGAAGCTAGTTTGTTTCTCCAAAAATAGTTCGCCTCCAATACATAATGTTCCAATAGGACGGTAAATGAAACAAACTCGTCTACAGTATGCTGCGTACGAAAATTAAGTACTGTCAATGCTGCACGTACAGTAATCAAATAgcttttaagcatttttcatgATATTGCTTAAGTTCTTACGAGTTGCATCGACGTGCAACGGTAATAGAGGATGAGAGTAGTATAGTtgtacgcctctcacccaagtgatTTGAGGCTAGATCCGAAACAGGATTGCTTTGTTATGAACTATCAAAAATGGACTCAGTACCGGTTAGTATTCAGAACTAAATCGAAAGTGGTTCATATCAGAGGTCAGGTGTGTTCACAATCGAGCGTTGCAGTTTTCATTTAACACAATTGCCAACAAGTTGAAACCCTTCATTGGCATCGATTTTATCCATCTAGCCGTGTAATTATTTCATGAATGGAAATATGCTTTTAAAACTAAGTCAAGAAACGCAAgcgaaaacaaatataaataataattaagcaAATGCCTGGTTGACGTACAGTTCCTTCATGGATTGTGTAGTTTCCAGAGATTTCTTCTTGTCCTCCAACATCTTCTTAAAACAGTCATGGATCAGGATGTACTGAGACTGTAATATACATAATGGTTCCGTCTTATCAGCGTGCGAACGATCAAATATAGTATACACACTATTTAGATAGAAAGTGTTATCCCCAAATGAAAATAAGCTGTGTCGTACGTGGCCAATAAAACAACTAGTTTCTAATGAACGATTAATACTTAGATTCACCAGTTCGAAACGTGATCGTAAGATACAATCGTTGATAAGAGGGTCTGCATATCACGCTAGGCTTATTACAGTGTGGACTTACATATCAATGTAATGCGTATTCTACGGCTATACAAAAACGTTTCATATATACAGCTACATATATGTGACAACGTACCTGCACTTGAATGTACAGTAGCGTGATGCTTTATTGGATTTAATAGTCGGGGCTATCAAAATGCAACCAATGGTTGAAAATTGAGATTATCCATTGAAATCAACcctaatttaattttaaatttaaactactCACTTCAGTCTGGACCATGTTGACTCTCTGTTCCCTCATTTCCATGACCATGTCGAAAATGTTGATGCGGTCATCGAAACTGAATGTTGGACTGTTCAGATACTGTTGCAAGCGATCTATAGCAATGTACGAACCGGTCCTGCCTACACCAGCACTGAAATATTCAGAGGAGCCTAGGagaatgttacaaatatatccaaaatgAATGTCACCATTACACAACTACAAGGCAAAACTATGAAGTATGGTAAACTGgttaaaagtatgaaaacagCTGTCTTAAATTGAGACTATTACTGACAGCAATGGTTTATAGAATAATATGAGGACATATAAAATGACCTCAACCAATcagaaaattcatttttactaCTTTCTGCTATTCTATTCATATACGTTTTGCACATAACGGCGTAATGTCAACAACTGGAAattgtcaatatcaattcatttAACCAATAGCAGATAGTTCGTTTCAGGAAATTTTGATTAcaatgttaacttttttgtttaactgtCTGTTAGGAACGATGCTTACCTGCAATGTATAACCATAGGGTTGGACATGTCGTGCGGCACGTGAACTCGAACTGTGCGCACGAAgtcaatgaaatgttcaactttcACGGAAGCCGTGAAATCCATAAAGTCCAGGTAGTGGAATTGCACAACCTTCCTCGTCTTCGTTTGCTGAAATAGAATAAAGCATTGATACATTATAAAgtgtttcataaaataaacaaagcgCGTCTTCGGTATAAATCTTATGACACAATTTAGCAagctcattttcaaataatattttggtaaatataataataaataattatgtaataaaataattggcCGACGTTGTTATCAGCTAAGACCATCATTAGTATACCCCCATTTAGGAGCTTTAAAGGAGATGTGAATGCCACATTTCGCCACATCACGCCACAATCTCTTATGATGTACATGTTGCTCCATAAGTATTGCACTTGCACACATGAAACTTAActtagtttttcgcataaatattaatacgAATGTTGgtcagcaaaaaataaaaaataaaagaatgatTTGTTAATTCCTCGACAAAAAATATGGCCCTTGACTAAGTTATCCTGCTATTGCATGCAGCTCCAAAAGTAATGCACTTACACACATATATCTTCATACGATGATGGTTTGCATAGGGAATTATGAACTTGCAATTTGTATGACTCTTCCATTCGTCTACCAAGAGTTATGGCCACTGGCTTAGTAGACCTATTGTGTTGCATGCAGCTTCAATAGTAATGCATATACACACACAGACCTTCAAATGAGTGTTGGTCTTCATGACATTTAACTTCGTCAtacaagagttatggcccttgacttcgTATAATATGGTTTGAAAAATCAAGCATCAAGCTCCAGGTATTGCGTAaacagtgccattaaaccgggtttatgccTTAACTTTTTGCTAccaagcttgtttctgtagtttttcacataagtatatCATAGCAATGCTGGTCAGCATGTGAAATTGTGGCTCCTTAAATTTGAGTTTGTTTCACTTGATCCTACAACAGTTGTGAAAAACATCACATCTTTAATAGCTCTAACTAtgattattattcattattattattattattattattttattattattattattattattattattattattattattattattgttacaaGACAAACAAAGACATACAAAcactgaatattttatttagccCCTACTAGTAGGTGCGAAAGAAATTCGCAAGCACTTAAAGAAACATTACGTCGGTGGCGTGCGAGATGTCGAAgatgttgatgttgaacttGTTCATGTTGGTTATTGATGTTGGGTTGACCACAACATTTCCGTACTGCTTGGGCTCTTGGACAGTGTCCGGCCAGTACATCTCACACTTATCCTGTGGTCGGAAACAATGAAAACGTGTTAACAATGATATTATTCTTAAACAGGCGCCTGTTTGTGAAGAGATATGTCGAGTTGTTGTCGTAGTCTTGTAGGCAGAAATGTCGTAAGCAAGTGCACACGTTTATGTTTTCCATCACTGGAAACCTGTTGGTTCTTTGGTTCAAAATAACACATAAGTAGGAGAAAAGGTATGTGTCGAGTAAGGCCCCTTGCCGAGCGGTGGGATTCGTTTTCAGTTGTCCATTGAGATGAAATGTTGACATATTactataaacagtttaaaaacaaGCAGAAACATCATAGTCAAATCTTGTATGAACATTAAACACAATCTATTTTTATAGAAATCATAGTAATATCACTGTATAGACATAATacaaaagaacaacaataaaatatcttCGAAACAACGCCTGTATTCAATCTTATCCAAACAACCTCTTCAATTTAGAACTACCACATGCGTTTCTTTTCATTATAGTTAGTATATGTTTGCTGTTAACAATTTACAAGTTACGTGTTAAGTAAGCGttgtaaattattaatgttGTTAAGTTATTCGATAGTCAAATAAACATGGCATCTTAAAGAAACGTACTATGTTTTCCTTCCTTGCATTGCGTTAACATGACGATCACCATGACGTTTTGTTCCCACACCATTCGCCAGAAGTCATCGATCGTTCCTGGCAACGGACCCTGGGTTGCTATGTACTCCCGTTGTTGGTGAAAGCCCTACAACATATGGTAATTAGTAAATGACTTAAAGAgtagttatctttgttttatttaatttaaaactaaaagcTCTGTGTTTTTTCGTTATAATTAACAAGAAATTATACTACTCGTCTTCAGAAATATAATGAACTTGGTTTCTGATCCTGTTTAAATGATGCCAGAAAGAAGGAACAAAATCATGCATGGCTCCAATTTCTTGAACTTTCTTGAGCGTCACAAGCTAAAgcatcttatttcatttagcacAAACACTTCTTAACTTGATTgtacttaaacatttttattgtgaTCGCCATGAAATTTCCTATAAAAGCATCGGGACTCTTCAAAACAAGACAATTACACAATTTACGGCAAAACTAAATTAGTGGGATCATCTTGATCCTGTTAAAAAGATTATTCGAACATTTAGGACCTGGCAATTAATATGAAGCATTTTCACCATTGAATAAGTATATAGCCAAAGGAACTGAGACTTGAATAGCAGAATGGTAAAGCGTACACCATGCAATTCAACTTACAGACACATAGCTAGCATTGATATAGTCTGATTCAGGGTCATCGTCATCCAACTGTTGAAGTTTAACCCTGCTATGGTTGACTGGAGGTAGAAATAGTATAACTTTGTTAGACAGATTATTCATCTTAGAAATAAAGTacagaaaatatttacatgttaactaaaataatatcattctcTAACGATTTTTAGTCTCTTACGGGCACGTTCCTGTATCACAGTTACAAAGGACAGCTTATCAATTGAACACAACATTATTGTGTAGGTTCACAGAAGGAAAATGGTATGTACAGTGGCAATGTTGCGATCTCATTAGATTCTTATTTAAACCGTTGCGGAAAAATAATTCCAtgttgaatatattttcttaccaatttcataaaactaagtgacttcattttttttttatatttatagatatttaaatcGTACTTTCTgctttgcagaaaaaaatattcttgtgaCTACTTTTGTTGCGCTATGCCAGAAACAATGCCTTCACTGTCCAACATATTAATGGGATTTTGAGTAGATCGTGGTTACTATTTGTGTAAGTCTACACTTAACTTCGAAGTGCCCGTATGAGAATAGATATCGCCGGAGCTCTGAAGTGTTTGACTTAGTATGCTGCTTGCAGCATAACCCTTATAATTATGTACTCCCAGCATTTATCTTCTTTGTACGAATAACTACTACTATTGTACGTTACTATGTGAAGAGCAGAAAATTACTTACAGGGCAAAATATTGACCCATCTGTTTTTGGATTTGTTCGGTTCAAGGTTGGCAGCCTCGAAGGCGGACATCCCTTTTATCCGACCCGCACGCCTCTTAATCTCCTTCcagcaataaaacatattgtatgTAATCCAACAAAGTagtttgttgtagttgttgattttaaataagttgCTAAGTCAAATCTCTGTTGTTAAATCAAAAGTAATAcgataacaacaaaatgatcaACCTAATCAGATGATGCACTGGATTGTATTACAAATAGAGAGTGGGTACGACACCAAACTTAAAGGGAATATAAGAAAATAAGAGCAAAACAATTCTACCAGAACATATCGCTTTAACTGTATATGAGTTGTTATGTTAAAACAGCTATAAGCTTATATGAACTACACGCGACAACGTGCAAAACCAGTATTAGTAGCAAAACGCAGACATCTTTACCGCGGAACTAAGTCGACTCGGTGctatacagttatagcatataCGGTTATAACAAACGAGCGTACCTCGTACTGATCTGACAGGAGAAGATGTGTGTCCCTGTGAAGGACAGCAAGGGCCTCGCTGTATGTTGCTATTGGAATGGATCTAAAAAAAGTCAGTATTGTTTCACAATGTTGATTAAGTCTATTCTTACTGTATGAGTACTTCATTTGAATACACAATAATTCAGTATAACACTACTAAACAAGTAAGTAACAAAATACTCGTATATATCCATATATCAACAACAAATGACATACTATACAGCCAAGCTTAACGTAATCAAAGTCTGTGTTTCACCTTAAATCAAACACAACACGATATCACTCATTTTCATATTAAGcaattattgttcaataacaTATAACCCATATTCAAGGTTTAAAGACTATGCAATACACAAGAAACACAAATGTGCAACAGCAGACAAACGACCTGTCGGGCTCTGCAATCTCTTGATGTGTTTCTTGTTCCTGTTCTTCTTCGCCCACTCCTAGCAATCGTTCCTTCCACTGAAGCCTGGAAGcatttacaaaatttacaaaattatcaattattgttCTTCCTATCATGCTCTTGTTCTAagtacatacattatatatattatatatcaattatatttatgataCAGCATTTGGTACTCTTTATACATCAAAACCTAAGGTCTAAGTAATAGTAACAGCACCCAAAACCCGagttactgaaataaaaaacgagcgCTTCAGAACGAATGTACAATTTCGATATCGAGGGTACAGGGGTGTCGAAACTTTGTGC
The DNA window shown above is from Mya arenaria isolate MELC-2E11 chromosome 6, ASM2691426v1 and carries:
- the LOC128238112 gene encoding tyrosine-protein phosphatase 10D-like, which gives rise to MGVIHFPDYTSTGCEIENLREFWQYKVKVIAETKGGISVTKLSQPFYTEESTPGTPTSFQVQLFKYLTNVCDATKVRVTWSEPNLFDRHANITQYVVQTEQHNHEVFTYTVDDPKPFSRHNSQFSLVYEGLKANRRYQLLIYAVGRNGIRGRPDYKTFWTEECAPPRMDSHIEILEITSSSAIVDLDPNFFTNKTQGEIVMYGMVGGNGRDVVKKVNGNDVMNLGSWSKFTSNNNQGAYRFTFYLAPIVNGKLRLEVGQNKNCRKHDLEDFCNGPLPSGLELWVKAYACTRVACTVSEHYGPFTIQQLQSVSKDGGVDGALIALPILIAIFILISMFLVLWWQGAIDPLQWKERLLGVGEEEQEQETHQEIAEPDRSIPIATYSEALAVLHRDTHLLLSDQYEEIKRRAGRIKGMSAFEAANLEPNKSKNRWVNILPFNHSRVKLQQLDDDDPESDYINASYVSGFHQQREYIATQGPLPGTIDDFWRMVWEQNVMVIVMLTQCKEGKQDKCEMYWPDTVQEPKQYGNVVVNPTSITNMNKFNINIFDISHATDQTKTRKVVQFHYLDFMDFTASVKVEHFIDFVRTVRVHVPHDMSNPMVIHCSAGVGRTGSYIAIDRLQQYLNSPTFSFDDRINIFDMVMEMREQRVNMVQTESQYILIHDCFKKMLEDKKKSLETTQSMKELHTNIVDIPQPRTKRTLSE